The Pseudoalteromonas rubra DNA segment CTGATCGCCAGCTCGGGGATTTTTGTACTGTTTCTTGGCGGGCTCAGCTGGAAGCTGATCGGCTCCGGTGTTCTGCTGGCCATTCCGGGTGGATTTGCCCTGTGGCATTTTGGTATGCACGCCTATCAAAAGCAGCGAGTACTGACCTTTTTAGACCCTGAAAGTGACCCGCTGGGGTCAGGCTATCACATCATACAATCAAAAATCGCCATCGGTTCAGGTGGTATTGAGGGCAAGGGCTGGCTGCAAGGTACGCAGTCCCAGCTGGAATTTCTGCCGGAGCGTCATACTGACTTCATTTTTTCCGTGTTAAGTGAAGAATTCGGACTGACGGGTGTGGTGATATTGCTCAGCCTGTACCTGTTTATTATTGGCCGCGGACTGTATGTTGCCGTGAATGCGCAAGATGCCTTTAGTAAGCTACTGGCCGGCGCGCTGACACTGACCTTTTTCGTATATATTTTTGTTAATATCGGCATGGTTTCGGGCCTGCTCCCCGTTGTCGGGGTGCCATTGCCACTGATCAGTTACGGCGGCACCTCCATGGTGACCCTGATGGCCGGGTTTGGCATTATCATGTCGATAGCCACAGATAAGAGGATGTTATTGAAGTGATCAAGAGGACGTTTAAACAAGCCGCACTACTGGGTTTTGTTGTTGTATTAAGCGCCTGTAGCAGTCGCTATCATGTGAAACAGGACAAAGCCCCCGTGCGTGCGCCTACCGAGCTGGAAATGCAGGATGCGCTGGTGACCAGCGAAGCCAAAAGTGTCAGCGCAGGTCGCCCGTACGAGGTTTTGGGCAAACGCTACACGCCTATGTCGGATGAAAAAGGCTATCAGGCTGAAGGCACCGCATCCTGGTACGGACGCAAGTTTCACGGCTACTACACCTCGAATGGTGAAGTATTCAACATGTTCGATATGACCGCCGCG contains these protein-coding regions:
- the rodA gene encoding rod shape-determining protein RodA, whose product is MSPLNQQRTIWQRLHIDLPLLLAMLAMMLGSITIVYSASGQDMDMVVRHSKRMFAAFAAMLIVAQLSPNTLKRLVFPMYTIGLLMLVAVLFVGVSSKGAQRWLDLGITRFQPSEIMKVAVPMMVAWYIGRHHMPPRFIHIIVGFAMVLVPTLLIKEQPDLGTSILIASSGIFVLFLGGLSWKLIGSGVLLAIPGGFALWHFGMHAYQKQRVLTFLDPESDPLGSGYHIIQSKIAIGSGGIEGKGWLQGTQSQLEFLPERHTDFIFSVLSEEFGLTGVVILLSLYLFIIGRGLYVAVNAQDAFSKLLAGALTLTFFVYIFVNIGMVSGLLPVVGVPLPLISYGGTSMVTLMAGFGIIMSIATDKRMLLK